ATGGTCAACTAAGAAATACAAATATGTTATTCCAATCCATACTAAGGACCGATTAGTTAGATAAATATACAAAATATAAACCTCTTCTTTAAACCAGTCTGATCCAATAGCTCAACCGGCTCGAACCGATTTCCGGCCTGGTTCACCGATCCATCGAGCAAACCTGGCCATCCTCCGAATGGGGGCATTTTAGTCATTTTACCACAGACGCTAGGGTTCTGAGGGCACTAAATAAGAGCTCCTCCCTGGTACCTCCCGCGCCTCCTCCACCGTCGCTTgtgaattaaaaaaagaaaaaagggggaaaaaaactaAAAAGCGAGGCTaggtatctgggatccccttgtCCCTCTACTCGAAAGCCCTAGCCCTCGATCTCGGCCTCTTCAGGACTCTTCCAGCCATGGCGACGACTCGGGTGCTCTCCCAGAAGGAGCAGGACATCCAAATGATGCTTGCCGCCGAAGTCCATCTCGGCACCAAGAACTGCGACTTCCAGATGGAGCGTTACGTCTTCAAGCGACGATCCGACGGTATCCAGCTCCTAAACCTAGCCCATGGAACCCTTATTCCTATCTTCTAGATCTGTGGATTTATGGCGTTATTACTTCAGATAAGAAAAGATAGCAGGATGGAGTCTTTATAAATAACTTCCGTTTTTTATCAGTTATTTTAAGTTCTACGGAAGTTTTGTGGATGAGGTTAGAACAGAATTCAGCAGAAGTTTCGATGTAATTCATGGTCGAAATCTTTGCTTAGCTGTAAGCCTTTCGGTGTTTTTAGGCTTCTTAAGTTCAATtctactttcttttttctttttctttttttttttttaacaaaaaaaaattctggcGCTTGATTACTGTGTATAAACGGGAATTTGGAAGTCATGGCTCGCGATGTGTCACGTAACTTTTTACCGTGCCTTGATATATCTTTTGATatagttttgtttttgtttttttatttttttttatttttgatggtaTGGAGTTTCTGATTACCTATCTCGGGTAGGGACAGACTAACCGTGATTATGTGGGCATAAATCGTATATTTTCTTTGTTTGTGATTCGTGTTGTTTCTCTTCTATGACATGTTTCAGGTATTTCTTCCTGTTATTTGgtgtttttatcataatttttctgtATCTCTTTTCGAACGGTTGAAATATGACTTTATCATATACAAGAATGGATGATTATCTTGTCGAACTGCTATAAGCTCATGAACAATTTTCATCGATGGAAGGAAATAGGACTTTTCCTGTATGTCTGGAGAATTTTTGCCGGACATTTCATGTATTCAAGGAGAATTTTTGTTGGATAATAATATGGTTCACATGTTTTACTGGATAGAGACGATAAGGTCAGGCACATAAGATAAGCACAGAATATATGAGAATTCTGTTTGGTAGGCGATGGCAAAGTCTATAGTTAACGATAGAAAATATACTATTCCTACCTGCCAGAAATGATTGCTATACCTGTTTGTTATTCAATATCTCGGACCACAGAGTATGCATAACTTTAGGGGTCATTTATGGAAGTGGAGGAAAGAttgttcataaaaattttatggtaACAATGGACAATCATTTAACTCTCTGTGTTGGAATGAATCATGTGGAAGGATTTATACTGCCAATCACAAGTGGTTGGAATAAAGCTTTTGTGAATTTGGTTTTAGatgggtctttttttttttttaaatttatttatttaaagcaCATAAACAGTGTTAAAGTTGCCAGATCTGCCAATTGCAAGGTCACTGTACCAGTTAGCATGAAAATGCGGGCAGTTTTTAGTATGACTGCTTTAAGAATTGAGACCTGGGAATTGTAGGTGTGTGGTTCACTAACTCCAATTACCATTCTTCTAGGTTATGGGGATACTTTCTTCGCTTAAATCTTTGAAAAGCTAAACACTATCATTGCATTTCTAAAACAAGCCATTTTTATTCATATCTGTTTCTAGAAGGTAAAAGACTAAAACAGGCCAGATTGCTGAATGTATTTCAGCCGGATGGATTTGTATAGCTTTCTGCAACTTTGTGGATCTGAGCTGCTCTCATAACTGTCATCTATGGGCTTCTTAAATCTAGATGAATTCCATATAAAAGTAgtgtttttcattataaatttgatatttatGTTTTTTCAATTACTAGTCATAATTGTCCTGTGGTTTTAGTAATTAATTGCTGTCTTGTTCTATCTCTATCTAATAACCATTGCAGCTTTTGACTCCCTACTTCAATGAGTTGTTTCTGAAACTCATGTAATCCTAATCATTCAGGTATTTTCATCATCAACCTTGGTAGAACTTGGGAGAAACTTCAGCTAGCAGCTAGGGTCATCGTTGCCATTGAAAATCCTCAGGATATTATTGTCCAATCTGCAAGGCCATATGGTCAGAGAGCTGTTTTGAAGTTTGCTCAGTACACGGGTGCTCATGCTATTGCTGGGAGGCACACTCCTGGAACCTTCACCAATCAGCTTCAGACATCCTTTAGTGAGCCACGTCTTCTCATCCTCACTGATCCTAGAACCGATCATCAGGTGAATTTATTAGTAACAAAGGTGTGATTTTATTACTTGGCCAAGGAAATGGATTATTAATACCTTCTATTTATACTGCCTGCAGCCTATCAAGGAATCTGCTCTGGGAAACATTCCAACCATTGCCTTCTGTGACACCGATTCTCCAATGCGATATGTTGATATTGGAATTCCTGCAAACAACAAAGGGAAGACCAGCATTGGCTGCCTCTACTGGTTGTTGGCTAGGATGGTTCTCCAGATGCGTGGTACTATTGCTCCTGGGCACAAATGGGAAGTGATGGTAAGAGATTATTAACTTATGTGCTTCTAATTGTTTTGTCTTTTCTTTGAAGCATTATGAATTAATCATCTGGAGGAGAAACATTTCTATAGGCTATACATTGTTTTAGTCTCAGTTTCCTCAAATGAGTCTTTTGCCAACGGATGCCTAGACCTAATTACATGGTCATCTCAAATAACTAAAAAAAGAGATTGAGGTTTTTATGATTTGCAGGAACTATCTTTTTCCTATCATTTTGTGTACATTTTTTGGTTTCTGCATAGCTAGAAGTAGCTTTCGTTTCTGCATCTCTTCAAGGTCTCAAGCAGTAAGCAGCATTCTGTTTTTACAGAACAAGAAATGGTTGATCCATTATTTCCTTGGGTTCTCTAATACTCAGCTTGTCATTTGAACAGTTCCCTGTTTGCtccaaatataataattattctTTTCTGGTTTGCTAATCTGGTGATGTTAGACATGCTTCTCTGATTATATCTTTGAGTTTCTTAGCTAGTTTGGTGGTCTGCACAggtcgatctatttttctacagGGATCCTGAGGAAGCTAAGGAACAGGAAGAAGAGGCTCTGGTGGCCCCTGAACATGGTGGAATTGCTGAGTACAGCAGTGTGTTACCCAATGATCAGTGGACTGCTGAACAGTGGGTGCCTGACATGGGAGCTGTAGCTCCCGCTGTTCCTGCAGTGCCTGGTGTTGAGTGGGCTGCTATTCAAGGTCAGGACTATTTCCTAAATCTCTCATCCTTCTAATTTCCCCACTTTTCTCCTGTCATGATTCTTGTTGCTCAGATTTTCCTCATTCATGGAGCTTTATGGTTATCCTGTGCATGAACTCCTGGTCCAGCATACTGGGAACGGTTATAGCTACTGACTTGCTTGAAGTTTGTGTTCGCCCAACTTCAAACAATTGATGCCAGCTGTAATTTAGTGTACCCTGCTCCAAATGTTCTTAAAAACCATTAACCCTCATATTTCTCGTGAGACCATTATAGCATACCCACTCAGTTGTAAGTGTGCACCTTGGTTGATATCTGCACCTTTTAGATCTTTTTGGGGCCTTCCCGATTTCTTAAAAGCTTTTTATTCCATAGACCACTACAGAGCCGTGTTACACTGTAGATGGAGTTGCCTACTTCATGAAATTATACCAATCCTTCCTGTTCCATATGGTACTCCTAGCAGAAACCACAATGCGGCTGGGTAAGATGTCCTTGACATTTTTTTTCCTGTCATGAAATAAGAGTTGTTCCACAGAGCAAAGTTTTAGTGACGCAGCCACTTAGGGAACTGTTTTTGTTGTTTGTTGTCCCTGCTCAACTTGTAATTACATGCAGGTAGTGTACTGCTCTATAGCTGAATCTGGATGATCATCATGTGCCATGTGAAAGTCATGTTGCATTTTCTCCTCTTGTTTTTGTTGCTGTCTTGGACACAATTGTTTGTATCATGGAGCTGTTCATATTTGTTCTAAGAACTATTTGTTTCCCTCTCTCTAATGAACAGCTCCTGTTGCTGCTGATGGATGGGATGCAGCTGCAGCTCCAGCTCCAGCTCCAGCTCCAGCTCCAGCGCCAGCTCCGCCTATGGAAGGTGTTCCTCCTGTCGTGCCCTCTGGTTGGGATGCTGCCACACCTGCTCCCTCGGGCTGGGATGAGGTGTAGGCTGATTGCATTTCAAGATCCTCTTGTCAAATTTCCATCTAGAATTTAATCTTTAGATGTTTTAAGAAGCCTTTGTTTGCTACGAGTCTTCACTGCGCAGCTATGAACTATGTTGCCATAgtgtgtttcttctttcttttttatcttttttttaagctGGAAACATGATGTCAGTAAATTTTGAAGATTCAGATAGAAAATTTGTGTGTTCATGGCCTCGTGTTTAATATTATTTGTGCATTATggatttttgttttgttttttctgGTGGTGCGTTATGGATTTTAGTTGAACAAGCTGTATTTGCTCAATTGTACTGGGTATGGTATTCTGAACGTGGTCCCAGGGAAAATGCTTGTGATTCATACTTTGGATTGAGGGCAGGAGGCTGTTTAGGTTATTGATTTCTTTTTTCTGAATGAGGTATGCTGTGCCAAGAGATTCTGAGGCGCCACCGATCAGACGTAGCATGTGAATTGTGCTAGCAACATGTGCTGACGAACATAAAAGCACACCTCATCGGTATCTAActataaaaatcatattatggaACTTGTTGAAATCAGCAATGAAGCCTCGTAAAGAATAGTTTCTGCCGCATTTCCCACTTACAGCCAAGTTGGATGAGTTAAGTACATAATACTGACCAACAGCCCTGGAGTCCACAAGTGGGCACTAAAAAGATTACTACAAAAAATTACCAAATAAATGGTCACTTGTTTGCAAAGACAGCACAATTGATACACAAGATGCGCCTGCCAGAGGACTTGGCCAAATAAGCAAACACAAATTGACAAAATTGCTGCCTAAAAAAAATTGTTTTATGTTTATATTTACAAAAGAACAGAGATCTTTGCCGAATGGAGCTTGGGTCTGAAAAAATTGACTATTTGCCTGCGAACTATCAAACTATAAACACTACTTATCCGCCGTGACCGATCCAATTGCAGGTGGTCCTGAAGAATGTGACCAGACATCCCATTGCAGGTCGTCCTGATGGATGACATCGATGTACAAGTGAATGCCACAACTCTTCTTGTCCTTGCTTCCCGATTTCTTTCTCCCTCCATCCTTGAATCCTTGCATGGCTGGACCATCATCAGAGTTGAAGGTCATATATATCagcgatctctctctctctctctctccattgtTCAATCCTCATCAAGCTGAAGCACCCTTGAAACTGAAGGGCAGATCAATGAGTGGATGTCTTCGTATCTTTACATCAATAACAAAGAGTTCCCCCATGGGCCACCCATTGTGCAAATCGTTCAGAGAAGTCATCAGGAATGCCGGAAATTTCAGCCGCATCAGAGAGCAGTGCTCTACTTGTTTCTTCTTTTCCCTGTTGCCAAGAAATAAATTGTGTTTTCAGGAAATGTATGAGTACAAAAGGTAGCTGAAACTACAAAATATTGTGCAGAAGACCATGTTTGTTTCATCCCATTGTGGTTAGAATTAAAATCTAGCTGAAGAATTGTGTGCATCTATTTATGATTCATATCATGTACATGCATCGAGTACACTAGGATTAAATAGAATTAGCAGTTTAGGTACTAGAGGTCCATTATCTAGTGATGTGAAAATAAAAACATTCAATTCAACGTTCAATCAGATTTGCCCCTTTGCCTTGGTCAAATGCTGAAAATAGCACAATTATTGACTCATGCAATAAAATAATCCACATTAacagctaatcaaaatttaagaattaatgtTTGTCTATACATGGTATCGAGATATCAG
This genomic window from Elaeis guineensis isolate ETL-2024a chromosome 13, EG11, whole genome shotgun sequence contains:
- the LOC105056684 gene encoding small ribosomal subunit protein uS2; its protein translation is MATTRVLSQKEQDIQMMLAAEVHLGTKNCDFQMERYVFKRRSDGIFIINLGRTWEKLQLAARVIVAIENPQDIIVQSARPYGQRAVLKFAQYTGAHAIAGRHTPGTFTNQLQTSFSEPRLLILTDPRTDHQPIKESALGNIPTIAFCDTDSPMRYVDIGIPANNKGKTSIGCLYWLLARMVLQMRGTIAPGHKWEVMVDLFFYRDPEEAKEQEEEALVAPEHGGIAEYSSVLPNDQWTAEQWVPDMGAVAPAVPAVPGVEWAAIQAPVAADGWDAAAAPAPAPAPAPAPAPPMEGVPPVVPSGWDAATPAPSGWDEV